The Pirellulales bacterium genome includes the window CACGTCCGGCCGACGATGGAGCACCCAGTGACGCCGAGTTAATTGACGAAGATGATCCGAATGAGTCGCAATCGGAATTTCGGGCGGCGCAGTCGGCGGCACGCCCGTGAATAACCGCATTCATGGCGACTAAAAGCCTATCCGAGAACCTTGGCGGCTCTCAAGGCGACGATAGCGAATTGAAAATGGAGCAGGCCCAGATAATTCGCGGCTTTCTTTTCCCAGCGGATCAACAAGCGCCGTGCGCGGTTGAGCCAGGAGTGCGTG containing:
- a CDS encoding IS5/IS1182 family transposase, with product THSWLNRARRLLIRWEKKAANYLGLLHFQFAIVALRAAKVLG